From the Paenibacillus sp. MMS20-IR301 genome, the window AATCCATTCCGCCCAGTATATTAAGCACTGTCGACTTTCCCGCTCCGCTCGGCCCTACAATGACCGCAAACTCGCCTTTTTCAATTTCAAATTCAATCCCGTCGTTGGCCACAATCAGGGTCTCCCCCATCTTGTAACGTTTATATTCATCCTTCACCGTAACAAATGCCATACCTTCTCCTCCTGTCTGCTCTACTCAAGTTTAGCACAACACCCCCCTGTAAATACAAAAGCTGCTCCCAGCGTCTCCTTCAGGCAGCCGGAAAGGAAATTAATCGCATAACAAATTCGCCCTCAGGGCGAACTTAACTGCTTGCTCAATTGTCCTGGTGAAGACTTTGAATCCCCGGCAAGAAGAGTAGACCGCCACGCTACACTTTTTCAAATTAACCGCATCCTTCTACGGACAGGAGAGCCGTTAAATTGTAGAAGAGCACCTATGTGCCGGTCGTTCCGGACTCCAGCGCCGTTATTTCGCTGCAAAAGTAGAGTTAATACCTGAAAAGCGCTGCATAAGAGCTATGGTGTCCTCAAATCTGCCCAGTGGACCGATAATGAGCTATTATGGGCTGTGGTGTCCGTAAGGGTCAGACTTATCCTCTTTTGGCACGGCCCCGTATTTTCATACTGGTTCCATACATAATTCGTTTAGGAAAAAGGGAAGCTGGTTACATAGAAAGAGTCAGAAGCTTACAGAGGAGGAATACAACATGCGCGATCAGTACATGATTCAAGACCCTGCGAAGCAATATGAGAAGGCTACACCGGAATTCCAGCAGCAGCAGCCCAGTCCCGGACTGGAAAAGAAAATGCATCCCCGGCCCGATGACGGGGCCGGAACGTACCGCGGCAGCGGACGGCTTACCGGACGCAAGGCAGTGGTAACGGGAGCAGACAGCGGAATCGGGCGTGCGGTGGCGATTGCTTTTGCCCGCGAAGGGGCCGATGTAGTGCTGGCTTATCTGCCTGAGGAGGAAGCTGATGCGAAGGAAGTCGCCGCCCTGGTTGAAGAAGCCGGACGCAAGGCCGTTGCGGTACCGGGTGATCTGAAGGACGAGCAGTACTGTGAGCAGCTGATCGCCACAGCGGTTAAAGAGCTGGGCGGCATCGATATACTGGCTAATATAGCCGGCAAACAGCAATTTGTAACGGATATCGCCGATCTGACCACAGAGCAGTTCGATGCTACCTTCAAGACGAATGTCTATTCATTGTTCTGGCTCTGCAAGGCGGCAGTGAAGCAGATGAAGCCGGGCAGCACGATTATCAATACGTCATCGATTCAGGCATATGAGCCTGCGCCGATTCTGCTGGATTATGCTACAACCAAAAGTGCCATTAACACCTTCAGCAAATCGCTGGCCCAGCAGGTAGCCGCCAAGGGGATCCGGGTCAACGTTGTGGCACCCGGGCCGGTATGGACTCCGCTTCAAATCAGCGGCGGCCAGCCGCAGGAAGCGCTGAAGGACTTCGGTGCCAAAACACCGCTGGGCCGCCCCGGCCAGCCGGCTGAAATGGCCCCGGCTTATGTATTTCTGGCCAGCCAGGAGTCAAGCTATGTCAGCGGTGAGACGCTGAATGCCAACGGCGGT encodes:
- a CDS encoding SDR family oxidoreductase; the protein is MRDQYMIQDPAKQYEKATPEFQQQQPSPGLEKKMHPRPDDGAGTYRGSGRLTGRKAVVTGADSGIGRAVAIAFAREGADVVLAYLPEEEADAKEVAALVEEAGRKAVAVPGDLKDEQYCEQLIATAVKELGGIDILANIAGKQQFVTDIADLTTEQFDATFKTNVYSLFWLCKAAVKQMKPGSTIINTSSIQAYEPAPILLDYATTKSAINTFSKSLAQQVAAKGIRVNVVAPGPVWTPLQISGGQPQEALKDFGAKTPLGRPGQPAEMAPAYVFLASQESSYVSGETLNANGGMPTP